One window of Mediterraneibacter gnavus ATCC 29149 genomic DNA carries:
- a CDS encoding carbohydrate ABC transporter permease, translated as MIKLKSKKTRMGIMLFLVPALVIYLVFQIIPIIGSIYFSLVDWNGIAGSAPKFVGLKNYIDAFHNADFILSLKNMARMVIISVICHTPIALLMAVAINTKCKGYRIFKALFFVPTVFPLTAVGLMWYFIFMPTGSFNSLLEVIGLSDLVMPWLVDPATAMNTIVFVNVWAGVGYYMVIILAGLTTIPDDVYEAAAIDGATSIQKFFKITVPMLKPILAMCILMDIIGSVKVFDLVFAMTGGGPNGLTNLPTTLMYNEAFKYNHYGVGSAIGIIIMVICIVGTVGSNLITNRKKAE; from the coding sequence ATGATAAAGTTAAAAAGTAAAAAGACAAGAATGGGCATTATGCTGTTTCTTGTTCCGGCACTTGTGATCTATCTGGTATTTCAGATTATTCCGATTATCGGTTCCATCTATTTTTCTCTGGTTGACTGGAACGGAATTGCAGGATCTGCGCCGAAATTTGTAGGACTGAAAAATTATATCGATGCATTTCACAATGCAGATTTTATTCTTTCTTTAAAGAACATGGCAAGAATGGTCATCATCAGTGTGATCTGTCATACCCCGATCGCACTTCTGATGGCAGTTGCGATCAATACAAAGTGTAAAGGCTACAGGATCTTTAAGGCGTTGTTCTTCGTACCGACTGTATTCCCGCTGACTGCAGTTGGTCTGATGTGGTATTTCATCTTCATGCCGACCGGATCTTTCAACTCTCTGCTGGAAGTGATCGGACTCAGCGATCTGGTGATGCCATGGCTGGTAGATCCTGCAACAGCGATGAATACGATCGTATTTGTCAATGTCTGGGCAGGTGTTGGTTATTACATGGTTATTATTTTAGCCGGTCTGACGACCATCCCGGATGATGTATATGAAGCGGCAGCGATCGATGGAGCAACATCGATCCAGAAATTCTTTAAGATCACAGTTCCAATGCTGAAACCGATCCTGGCAATGTGTATTCTGATGGATATCATCGGATCTGTCAAAGTATTCGATCTTGTATTTGCCATGACAGGAGGCGGACCGAACGGTCTGACCAACCTTCCGACAACATTGATGTACAATGAGGCGTTTAAGTACAACCATTACGGAGTAGGAAGCGCGATCGGAATCATTATCATGGTGATCTGTATTGTGGGTACGGTTGGAAGCAATCTGATCACAAACAGAAAGAAAGCGGAGTAG
- a CDS encoding carbohydrate ABC transporter permease: MKKKVKTRKKITLQSVIMYILLILTALMFATPMLFTLLSSIKTKVEIFAKPFSWPEVPQWSNYVEAWTSANMSHYFLNSLIQAGATVIVLAIVSTMAAYVLSRFDFKCNKFLLLFFMLGMMVPVHTVLVPVSYIIGALNLKNNIPALVMIYVAFSLPFSILVVTNFMKGVNRSLEEAALIDGATYFQIYKNVMLPMTVPAISTISIFNFLGAWNNILFPLLFINDKNLKPIALGLLNFNGERGSDYGPLMAAIVITVAVPLVIYLLFQEKVEGGLAAGAVKE, from the coding sequence ATGAAAAAGAAAGTAAAAACTCGTAAGAAAATTACGCTGCAGAGTGTGATCATGTATATTCTGCTGATTTTGACAGCGCTGATGTTTGCAACCCCGATGTTGTTTACCCTTTTGTCTTCCATTAAGACAAAAGTAGAAATTTTTGCGAAACCATTCTCCTGGCCGGAAGTCCCGCAATGGTCCAACTATGTGGAAGCCTGGACAAGTGCCAACATGAGTCACTACTTTTTAAACAGTTTGATTCAGGCAGGAGCGACAGTGATCGTACTTGCGATCGTGTCTACAATGGCAGCCTACGTACTGTCCAGATTTGATTTTAAATGCAACAAATTTTTACTGTTATTCTTTATGCTGGGAATGATGGTTCCGGTACATACTGTACTTGTTCCGGTTTCTTACATTATCGGAGCGCTGAATCTGAAAAATAATATCCCGGCGCTGGTTATGATCTATGTGGCATTCAGCCTTCCGTTCAGTATTCTGGTCGTGACCAACTTTATGAAGGGTGTGAACCGTTCTCTGGAAGAAGCAGCTCTGATCGACGGAGCAACCTATTTCCAGATTTATAAAAATGTGATGCTGCCGATGACAGTACCGGCAATTTCCACGATTTCTATTTTTAACTTCCTGGGTGCATGGAACAACATTCTGTTCCCGCTTCTGTTCATCAATGACAAGAACTTAAAGCCGATCGCACTGGGACTGTTGAACTTCAACGGAGAGCGTGGAAGTGATTATGGCCCGCTGATGGCGGCAATCGTGATCACAGTTGCTGTTCCGCTTGTGATCTACCTGTTATTCCAGGAAAAAGTAGAAGGCGGTCTGGCAGCGGGAGCTGTGAAAGAATAG
- a CDS encoding cache domain-containing sensor histidine kinase has protein sequence MKKIKHNKNSISFSFFRSISMTSILFMVLLFLGISGLFLKHSFRLEGRNALQQLSYISGQFQYYLDATENYSKTILSDDTVQEYMKDYLAAKYSSNATTNVKQHIRQIIQSTPFIHSVSLYSDQGLLLVSTEPDSSQMNLSDPALSPVWQVGMKRHLNDRHKEVKVLSYIRPFYNINSGRMLGYVELSIPETQISGIYKQYNTTNELFLIDKNGQIQSSNGSPELDSQYEYMDLILKNLDSQYFFAGGNLLFFTPFSTLDWYVLNQIPIVSFLAPLFAIFCLSLLIAALVMVLCVFASHHIAQKVTYPLSYLISHIQTVKEGNWVPIREIPCNDEVASLLSSFNSMIAIQTKMRDDLIEAEKLKQQLSLNLLQQQVNPHFLYNTLDNICALAELDEKETLIQLVMNLSSFYRSSLSNGKMHISIGQELEISRAYLEILQIRYFHKFDFTITCPEALKNYSCIKLLLQPILENSIYHGIKGLDRHGILHIEAEDAGDCIRFTISDNGRGFSKEDYEKIWQQDADHFGIKSIQQRILLYYGPGYGLSMESPQTGGCITVITLPKQEGLPCH, from the coding sequence ATGAAAAAGATCAAACACAACAAAAATTCCATCAGCTTTAGCTTTTTCCGAAGCATATCCATGACTTCTATCCTGTTCATGGTTTTGCTTTTTTTAGGGATCTCCGGTTTATTTCTGAAGCATTCTTTTCGACTGGAGGGAAGAAATGCTCTGCAGCAGCTCAGCTATATTTCCGGACAGTTTCAATATTATCTGGATGCCACGGAAAATTATTCCAAAACTATTCTGTCTGATGACACTGTACAGGAATATATGAAAGACTATCTTGCCGCAAAGTATTCTTCCAATGCAACAACCAATGTCAAACAGCATATCCGACAGATCATACAGTCTACACCGTTCATCCATTCTGTAAGTCTGTATTCCGATCAGGGACTTCTTCTGGTATCTACCGAGCCGGACTCAAGTCAGATGAACCTCAGTGATCCGGCTCTTTCTCCTGTCTGGCAGGTTGGTATGAAACGACACCTAAACGACAGACATAAAGAGGTAAAAGTCCTCTCCTACATTCGCCCGTTCTATAATATCAATTCCGGACGAATGCTCGGATATGTAGAGCTTTCCATACCGGAAACACAGATTTCCGGTATTTATAAACAATACAATACAACCAATGAACTGTTTCTGATCGATAAAAACGGACAGATCCAGAGCAGTAACGGCAGTCCCGAACTGGACAGCCAGTATGAATATATGGATCTCATTCTTAAAAATCTGGATTCCCAGTATTTTTTTGCAGGCGGAAATCTGTTGTTTTTCACACCTTTTTCTACCCTTGACTGGTATGTTTTAAACCAGATTCCGATCGTCAGCTTTTTGGCGCCTCTGTTCGCGATATTTTGCCTGTCTCTGCTGATCGCCGCACTGGTTATGGTGCTCTGCGTATTTGCTTCTCACCATATTGCACAGAAAGTCACTTATCCGTTAAGCTATCTGATCTCGCATATTCAGACAGTCAAGGAGGGAAACTGGGTTCCAATCCGTGAGATTCCGTGTAATGACGAGGTTGCTTCGCTTCTCAGCTCTTTCAACAGTATGATCGCGATCCAGACGAAAATGAGAGACGACCTGATCGAAGCCGAAAAACTCAAACAGCAGCTTTCCCTCAACCTCCTTCAGCAGCAGGTAAATCCTCATTTTCTTTACAATACTCTGGATAACATCTGCGCTCTGGCGGAGCTTGATGAAAAAGAAACTCTGATTCAGCTTGTTATGAATCTTTCTTCTTTTTACCGCTCCAGCTTAAGCAATGGAAAGATGCATATTTCCATCGGACAGGAACTGGAAATTTCCAGAGCATATCTGGAAATCCTGCAGATTCGCTATTTCCATAAATTCGATTTCACCATCACCTGTCCGGAAGCGTTAAAAAACTACAGCTGCATCAAACTGCTGCTTCAGCCGATTCTGGAAAACAGTATTTACCATGGGATCAAGGGACTTGACCGGCACGGAATTCTTCATATTGAGGCGGAAGATGCTGGGGATTGTATCCGGTTTACGATTTCAGACAACGGACGTGGATTTTCAAAAGAAGACTACGAAAAAATCTGGCAGCAGGATGCCGACCACTTCGGAATCAAAAGTATCCAGCAGCGAATTTTGCTCTACTACGGACCGGGTTATGGACTATCTATGGAAAGTCCCCAAACCGGCGGCTGCATCACCGTGATCACATTACCCAAACAGGAGGGATTGCCATGTCATTGA
- a CDS encoding glycoside hydrolase family 31 protein translates to MQKIYRIKTSPCARQENMIIGNQYRITVLTEGLVRLEYNADGEFEDRATQMVLCRDFPEVDYRVIHTENGIEINTSRLHLVYDEKEFSSGGLSIHVKGSVNSTWHYGEQICDLGGTARTLDGVDGEIRLDHGVVSRNGFSLLDDSNSHVLLEDGWIKSRKKGGKDLYFWGYGHDYKEAVADLIRLCGKTPMLPRFALGNWWSRFYRYNEESYLSLMDRFEQENLPFTVAVIDMDWHLVDIDPKYGSGWTGYTWNRELFPNPTRFLDNLHTRGMKVTLNVHPAGGVRAHEEMYVEMAKALGVDYANEDPILCDPADPRFLEAYFQYLHHPREEEGVDFWWIDWQQGEVCRDEGLDPLWIFNHFHFLDSAREGKRPLTFSRYAGPGSHRYPIGFSGDTIVTWESLDFQPYFTLTASNIGYGWWSHDIGGHMLGYKDDEMTVRWVQLGIYSPIMRLHSSSSEFNGKEPWRYKKEAEMVMDHMLRERHRMIPYLYTMNYRSYCENKPLISPMYYNWQECNEAYEKKNQYLFGTSLMVAPITAPRIEKINMAKVQVWLPKGRWYDIYTGMIYDGDRILDLYRGIESIPVFASAGSILAFTDEISAVQAQKNPNSLHLMVYAGQNGEFELYEDDNVSCAYEERICCTTKMVYCEDEKPIFTIYPSAGNRDLIPQKRSYTVEMTGFENSGETVVVRKNGVGTDAQISYDRWKKAIVVEIPETETDAMIEVSLEHTASGARNDVVERCFDFLNQAEIEFVQKDRLYELIRSERPAAGILSELFAMDISRDLRGVLVEILTAQIV, encoded by the coding sequence ATGCAGAAGATATACAGAATCAAGACATCACCCTGTGCGAGACAGGAAAATATGATCATAGGAAATCAATACAGAATCACAGTACTTACGGAAGGGCTGGTGAGACTTGAGTACAATGCAGATGGAGAGTTTGAGGACAGAGCCACGCAAATGGTCTTATGCCGGGATTTCCCCGAGGTGGATTACCGCGTCATTCATACAGAAAACGGGATAGAGATCAATACCTCCCGCCTACATCTTGTATATGATGAAAAAGAGTTTTCATCTGGCGGTCTTAGTATACATGTGAAAGGAAGTGTGAACAGTACCTGGCACTATGGAGAACAAATCTGTGATCTTGGTGGTACAGCGCGGACTCTGGATGGAGTTGATGGAGAGATCAGATTGGATCATGGTGTTGTGTCGAGAAATGGATTTTCTCTTCTGGATGACAGCAACTCCCATGTATTACTGGAAGATGGATGGATCAAGTCGAGAAAAAAAGGGGGAAAGGATCTTTATTTCTGGGGATATGGTCACGATTATAAGGAGGCTGTTGCTGACCTGATCCGTCTTTGCGGAAAAACACCTATGTTGCCGAGATTTGCACTTGGCAACTGGTGGAGCAGATTTTACCGATATAATGAAGAGAGTTATCTTTCGCTTATGGATCGATTTGAGCAGGAGAATCTTCCATTTACAGTTGCAGTGATTGATATGGACTGGCATCTGGTGGATATCGATCCCAAATATGGAAGCGGATGGACCGGATATACGTGGAACCGGGAATTATTCCCAAATCCAACACGATTTCTGGACAATCTACATACAAGAGGGATGAAAGTGACTCTGAATGTACATCCTGCAGGTGGAGTGCGCGCCCATGAGGAGATGTATGTAGAGATGGCAAAAGCTCTGGGAGTAGATTATGCGAATGAGGATCCGATTTTATGTGATCCGGCAGATCCCCGATTTTTGGAAGCATATTTTCAGTATCTGCATCATCCGAGAGAGGAAGAGGGGGTTGACTTCTGGTGGATCGACTGGCAACAGGGGGAAGTTTGCAGGGATGAAGGACTGGATCCACTCTGGATTTTTAATCATTTTCATTTCCTGGACTCTGCAAGAGAGGGGAAAAGACCTCTGACATTTTCAAGATATGCAGGGCCTGGAAGTCACAGATATCCAATCGGATTTTCAGGAGATACAATCGTAACCTGGGAATCTCTAGATTTTCAGCCCTATTTTACACTTACGGCTTCGAATATAGGATATGGTTGGTGGAGCCATGATATCGGTGGTCATATGCTGGGATATAAGGATGATGAAATGACGGTAAGATGGGTACAGCTTGGCATCTATTCGCCGATCATGAGGCTTCATAGTTCCAGCAGTGAATTTAATGGAAAAGAACCATGGCGTTATAAGAAAGAAGCAGAAATGGTGATGGATCATATGCTGCGGGAACGGCACAGGATGATCCCGTATCTTTATACAATGAATTACAGGAGCTATTGCGAAAATAAACCTTTGATATCACCCATGTACTACAACTGGCAGGAATGTAATGAGGCTTATGAAAAGAAGAACCAGTATCTCTTCGGAACTTCTCTGATGGTTGCTCCGATAACAGCACCGCGGATAGAAAAAATAAATATGGCGAAAGTACAGGTATGGCTGCCAAAAGGACGTTGGTATGATATTTATACAGGAATGATATACGATGGGGACAGAATTCTGGATCTGTACAGAGGGATTGAGAGTATTCCCGTTTTTGCTTCCGCAGGAAGTATTCTTGCGTTTACAGACGAAATCAGTGCAGTGCAGGCACAGAAAAATCCAAATTCCTTACATCTCATGGTCTATGCAGGGCAAAATGGTGAGTTTGAGCTGTATGAAGACGACAATGTGTCCTGTGCATATGAGGAGAGAATCTGTTGTACAACGAAGATGGTGTATTGTGAAGATGAAAAACCAATCTTTACAATATATCCGTCTGCAGGAAATCGGGACCTGATTCCTCAGAAACGGAGTTATACAGTTGAAATGACTGGTTTTGAAAATTCCGGTGAAACGGTCGTGGTCAGAAAAAATGGTGTAGGAACAGATGCTCAGATATCTTATGACAGATGGAAAAAAGCAATTGTAGTAGAGATACCAGAGACAGAAACAGATGCGATGATCGAAGTGAGTTTGGAACATACGGCTTCCGGAGCCAGAAATGATGTTGTGGAGAGATGTTTTGATTTTCTGAATCAGGCAGAGATAGAATTTGTGCAGAAAGACAGGTTATACGAACTAATACGGTCAGAACGTCCGGCTGCGGGGATTTTGTCAGAACTGTTTGCAATGGATATCAGCAGAGATTTAAGAGGTGTTCTGGTTGAAATTCTTACGGCACAGATTGTGTAA
- a CDS encoding ribbon-helix-helix domain-containing protein, whose protein sequence is MENEKKEKSKVKKQVPLRLSKELYDEIAQWAEDEFRSMNGQIEYLLTECVKWRKRSGKKDE, encoded by the coding sequence TTGGAAAATGAAAAGAAAGAAAAAAGTAAAGTGAAAAAACAGGTTCCACTGAGACTTTCCAAGGAGCTTTACGATGAGATCGCACAGTGGGCAGAGGATGAGTTTCGTTCGATGAACGGACAGATCGAGTATCTTCTGACAGAGTGTGTGAAGTGGCGGAAGCGGTCTGGAAAGAAGGATGAGTAA
- a CDS encoding response regulator, with product MSLKLLIADDEYFIRQRIKKIIPWEKLNLTFAGEAENGQQVIDHLEKEPVDLLLLDIKMPQMNGIETARYIKEHFPSVHMLILSGYNDFEYARTAIRYGVKEYLLKPVAAEELERALSECIQAIHFEEQTRHTLKHYEHFHLCSMLANIRDGVLSYSDLCVQHPEFENLAYSIYCSVYVSEHTHDAVLQLVDRLRGQDFLCEYMQESEYIYMLQIFLSDKEKLLHIGSCFTDFIAQQNEYTFLYIENIFPVTTDWKPYYTRCLHLLTERYFSRESNLCISYSHPERPGFSEELLKMRKHFITVLHAQNRKDLLEYLETLFLSISQKKNSEYLSLVIHEIFVVYHVYFHIPENLAQPVTEFSASILDTEHSLENLKNEVLFYGLQCIQKMEAVPSDIALCRRIMEYIGNHYTDASLSVSQVAANFQLHPSYLGSVFKKVQHTSVLQYISDIRISAAQKLLKEGTMKISEVAETSGYSDVYYFSKKFKKACGCSPKEYAAKYS from the coding sequence ATGTCATTGAAACTATTGATTGCAGATGATGAATATTTTATTCGTCAGCGCATAAAAAAGATCATACCCTGGGAAAAACTAAATCTTACTTTTGCCGGAGAAGCCGAAAACGGACAGCAGGTCATCGACCATCTGGAAAAAGAACCCGTAGATCTGCTGCTTCTGGATATCAAAATGCCGCAGATGAACGGAATCGAAACTGCCAGATATATCAAAGAGCATTTTCCTTCTGTGCATATGCTCATTTTATCGGGCTATAATGACTTCGAATATGCGCGCACCGCGATCCGGTACGGGGTAAAAGAATATCTGCTGAAGCCGGTTGCCGCCGAAGAGCTGGAGCGGGCGCTGTCTGAATGTATCCAGGCCATCCATTTTGAAGAACAGACCCGCCATACATTAAAGCATTATGAGCACTTTCATCTGTGCAGTATGCTTGCCAATATCCGGGACGGCGTGCTTTCCTATTCCGATCTGTGTGTACAGCATCCGGAATTTGAAAATCTGGCATACAGCATCTATTGCAGTGTCTATGTTTCGGAACACACTCACGATGCAGTATTACAGCTGGTGGATCGTCTGCGCGGACAGGATTTTCTCTGCGAATATATGCAGGAAAGCGAATACATCTACATGCTGCAGATTTTCCTCTCCGACAAAGAAAAACTACTCCATATCGGAAGTTGTTTTACGGATTTTATTGCACAGCAAAACGAATATACATTTTTGTATATTGAAAATATCTTTCCTGTTACAACCGACTGGAAGCCATATTACACCCGCTGCCTGCACCTTCTGACAGAACGCTATTTTTCCCGGGAATCCAATCTCTGTATCAGCTATTCCCATCCGGAAAGACCCGGATTTTCCGAGGAACTCTTAAAAATGCGGAAGCACTTTATTACAGTTTTGCACGCCCAGAACCGCAAAGATCTGCTGGAATATCTGGAAACACTGTTCCTTTCCATCAGTCAGAAGAAAAACAGTGAGTATCTTTCCCTTGTAATCCACGAGATTTTTGTTGTGTACCATGTGTATTTTCATATTCCGGAAAATCTGGCTCAGCCCGTGACCGAGTTCTCCGCTTCCATACTGGATACCGAACATTCTCTGGAGAATCTGAAAAATGAAGTCCTGTTTTACGGACTGCAGTGCATTCAGAAAATGGAGGCCGTTCCGTCAGATATCGCGCTCTGCCGCCGGATCATGGAGTATATCGGAAATCATTATACAGATGCTTCCCTTTCCGTTTCTCAGGTGGCTGCGAATTTTCAGCTGCATCCTTCCTACCTGGGAAGCGTATTTAAAAAAGTACAACATACCTCTGTACTCCAGTACATTTCCGATATCCGGATCAGCGCTGCTCAGAAACTTCTGAAAGAAGGCACGATGAAAATTTCCGAAGTTGCAGAGACATCCGGATATTCGGATGTGTACTACTTCAGTAAGAAATTCAAAAAAGCCTGCGGGTGTTCTCCAAAAGAATATGCGGCAAAATACAGTTAA
- a CDS encoding ABC transporter substrate-binding protein, translating into MKLKRITAALLAGVMCVGLLAGCGSKGDGDEKGSGDKITIRLLTRMAGTTAQVDIYNDILDEFKEKHPEVTIVDDSQGDESAFNNILSTDIASGTMANIFRIQGVANLSEYIDNGLILDVQPYLDEDPEWGGGFTEGALSYYQVPGKEGTYAIPMESGLIGVYYNKDLFEKAGVKEFPETWTEFLDAIKKLKASGVIPIAMGTQTTYMAGHLHDQIFYKWLGTDAAKKLGSRDMKWTDPEVVETLQFVQDLIDAGAFDKNAAGMTDNIAMTQFQQGEAAMVITGPWNIGTFEDPAETPVCDSIEVAKFPYFEEKPEFKNEDMQTLSPYMISGKLEGKELELTLELVKMLTDKDAAKRFAEEAAFLIPRTDIDLDESAISPLFAKNVELGGTSEGIGVDVFDFDPLASMQDRTRNSISSMFTGEKPDSVAKEIQSEIDK; encoded by the coding sequence ATGAAATTGAAAAGAATCACAGCGGCGCTGCTGGCAGGAGTGATGTGCGTGGGACTTCTGGCAGGATGCGGAAGCAAAGGGGACGGAGACGAAAAAGGTTCAGGCGATAAGATTACGATTCGTCTGTTGACAAGAATGGCAGGAACGACAGCGCAGGTGGATATCTACAATGATATTCTGGATGAATTTAAAGAGAAACATCCGGAAGTGACGATCGTTGATGATTCACAGGGGGATGAATCTGCATTCAACAATATTTTATCGACAGATATTGCATCTGGAACAATGGCAAATATTTTCCGTATCCAGGGTGTTGCCAATCTGTCAGAATATATCGATAACGGGCTGATCCTGGATGTACAGCCATATTTAGACGAAGATCCGGAATGGGGCGGCGGATTTACAGAGGGAGCGCTCTCTTATTATCAGGTGCCTGGAAAAGAAGGAACTTATGCGATTCCGATGGAATCCGGACTGATCGGAGTTTATTACAACAAAGATTTGTTTGAAAAAGCAGGCGTGAAGGAATTCCCTGAAACATGGACAGAATTTCTGGATGCGATCAAGAAGTTAAAAGCCAGCGGTGTGATCCCGATCGCAATGGGAACACAGACAACTTATATGGCAGGACATCTTCATGATCAGATATTCTACAAATGGCTCGGAACAGATGCTGCGAAGAAGTTAGGTTCCAGAGACATGAAATGGACAGATCCGGAAGTGGTAGAGACACTCCAGTTTGTACAGGATCTGATCGATGCAGGCGCATTTGACAAAAATGCAGCAGGTATGACAGACAATATTGCAATGACACAGTTCCAGCAGGGAGAAGCTGCGATGGTAATCACAGGTCCATGGAATATCGGAACTTTTGAAGATCCGGCAGAGACACCGGTATGTGACAGCATTGAAGTTGCAAAATTCCCATACTTTGAAGAAAAACCGGAGTTTAAGAATGAAGATATGCAGACATTGTCTCCGTATATGATCAGCGGAAAACTGGAAGGAAAAGAACTGGAGCTTACACTGGAACTCGTAAAAATGCTGACAGACAAAGATGCAGCGAAGAGATTTGCAGAGGAAGCAGCCTTCTTGATTCCGAGAACAGACATTGATCTGGATGAAAGTGCGATCTCTCCACTGTTTGCCAAAAATGTAGAGCTTGGCGGAACATCTGAGGGAATCGGAGTCGATGTATTTGATTTTGATCCGCTGGCTTCTATGCAGGATCGAACAAGAAACTCTATCTCAAGCATGTTCACCGGAGAAAAACCAGACAGCGTTGCAAAAGAGATTCAGAGTGAGATTGATAAATAG
- a CDS encoding SPFH domain-containing protein, translating to MDGEKSVVQDEKVLKAKSGYAMLLLGIIGMLLGVAVIIAGCMVFGQTGETNTALLAGSIILGVLLIVGFILELCGLRVLNPNEAYVFALFGKYYGTIKTAGFFWVNPFCEAINPSVRPAAPVVTSSGLANPAALSGKAKKVSLKTLTLNNEKQKVNDELGNPVEIGAVVIWKVTNPTKAVINVENYKNYLSIQCDAIIRNTARMYPYDTSEKGDEKSLRGSSQEIAEIMCKELQEKVENAGIKILEVRITHLAYAPEIASAMLQRQQAAAIIDARQKIVEGAVGMVEMALDKLNENDIVELDEERKAAMVSNLLVVLCGNKDAQPIVNSGSLY from the coding sequence ATGGATGGAGAGAAAAGTGTAGTACAAGATGAAAAAGTATTGAAAGCAAAGAGTGGATATGCCATGCTTTTACTTGGTATCATCGGGATGCTGCTTGGTGTGGCTGTGATCATTGCGGGATGCATGGTGTTTGGTCAGACAGGTGAGACGAATACGGCGCTGTTGGCAGGTTCTATTATTCTTGGAGTGTTACTGATTGTGGGATTTATACTCGAACTTTGCGGATTGAGAGTATTGAATCCAAATGAAGCCTATGTATTTGCCCTGTTTGGAAAATATTACGGAACGATCAAGACAGCCGGATTTTTCTGGGTAAACCCATTTTGTGAAGCGATCAACCCATCTGTACGTCCGGCAGCACCGGTTGTTACATCCTCAGGCCTTGCCAATCCGGCAGCTCTCTCAGGAAAAGCAAAGAAAGTGTCATTGAAGACACTGACGCTGAACAACGAAAAGCAGAAAGTCAACGATGAACTTGGAAACCCGGTAGAGATCGGCGCAGTAGTGATCTGGAAAGTGACAAATCCGACCAAAGCGGTGATCAATGTGGAGAACTATAAGAATTATCTGTCCATTCAGTGCGATGCGATTATCCGTAACACGGCAAGAATGTACCCATATGATACCAGTGAAAAAGGAGATGAAAAGTCCTTAAGAGGAAGCTCCCAGGAGATTGCTGAGATCATGTGCAAAGAATTGCAGGAGAAAGTTGAGAATGCGGGAATCAAGATTCTGGAAGTCCGCATCACACATCTTGCTTATGCACCGGAAATTGCATCTGCAATGCTGCAGAGACAGCAGGCGGCAGCGATCATTGATGCAAGACAGAAGATCGTGGAAGGTGCTGTCGGCATGGTAGAGATGGCACTTGACAAATTGAACGAGAATGATATTGTAGAGTTGGATGAAGAAAGAAAGGCAGCGATGGTGAGTAACTTACTGGTCGTACTTTGTGGAAACAAGGATGCACAGCCGATCGTAAACAGCGGAAGTCTGTATTAG